gtgaagttctagtatcccacgttcacccatatgcctAGCTACATATGTCACAAGACACTACTGTCTAATTCATACTCCACCGAGGCGGCTCtacctacaactgtagtccctatcaacttgtagatattTTTTGCTatcttttgtcctttcattaccgtcagagctcccttgctgaccttcatcaccccgctcactgatttATAATTgcaaccaataccatccagtgtgcctagtgagattaAGTTCTTTCTTAGCTCTGATATATATTTGACATTACATAGaattctgatcacaccatcaaacatcttgattctgacgtTCCCTATGCCGATAACTATGCATGACGCATCATTTTTCATCAACACCGAACCAGAATCCACTGTCCTATAGGTATCAAACCATTCCTTGTAATACCccagttctgagattctggttaagtatggtttaaaaaggttagatggtactatccatatcaccaatgtGCACCTTTCTTTTCGGaagtccaaacttaagaactccaaagttaagtgtgcttggcttggagaaatctaaggatgggtgacctcctaggAAGTTTTTCatggtgcgtgcgagtgaggataaagcacgctgaaaggacctccatggtctatggagctagtcgtcaacccgatgggcaattctggtggcgttctcggttcggtccgggtggggcccaccCGGGTCGGGGTGTTACACTCCTTGTTTgaagtcatgtgatatgaacatgcataGTCTAAGATCCATGTATCCATTTGCTTCTTTGAActcgacataactgatagcatatttCCATCATTGCTCTCTGAATTTTCCTCTTTAACTATGTTTGTCAAATTTGCCAAACTACTTTTATTTTCTGTaacatgtttctttatctctggacaatatCTCTTGATATGACTTTTGTCTCTACACTTGTAGTACGCGATCACCTTttttccttctcgacttagaacgagcCTTGTTGTTATTGTCAGATCCATGTCAAGATTTGCTCCTATCACGCTCTTGGTTGTTATTTACCATAAGTCCTTCTTCCTAAGAAACTTCATCGTTTGTTTTGttcctttggtgaaaacttaGCAATGAACCTGTGATCTCCTCTAATttaagagtttccttaccccacatcaaagtagtaaccgaATTCTTGTACGTAGGAGATGAATGTAGAGAATTTaacaacatcagcgccttgtcttcgtcttcgatcttcacatcaaccggCTTCAGATCACTCACAATCTGattgaatacgttgatgtgctaACTCAGATCGGTTCCCTCTGTCATCTTCAGCTCGAATAATTTATGCTTAAGATATATATAGTTTGTTTGTTAATGACTTTGACATGCACCGACTTTCTAGCTTTTCTCAAACTGCcaccggtgactcctcgtccatgacatggtacatcatatcatccgtaagacaaagcctAATTCTTGTCactgccttcgcctgaagttcttcctAATTTGATCTCTCTATGCTTTCCgattttctttctcctagcgccttcgcCATGCCTTGTTGTATCAACAAGTActtgacccttctctgccataatctGAAGTTCccggttccgtcaaacttcaccatatcaaaatTTGTAGAAGTCATCcctgacatgttgaagaaatctgtCAAAatctgtagctctgataccaattgttgcacAAAGAAGGagacaacacctctcaacctcatgGTTCAGAGGTAAGCCTACTCCTAAAAAATAACCGATACTTTATTTGAATTCTCTCTACAAAAGGGAATCATATTCAAGGATTATTGTGATTGTTGTTctacaataggtttacaatgatccctataaatagtgcATAAACCCCGAACCCggtaaaatcataacagaattttgttatgaaaaatcacaatacaattttgttatgaaaaatcataatagaattatgttatataaaatcgtaatagaattttattacaaaaaatcttaacagatttttcttccatgacatcttCACATTGGCCtttatccaaatatgagtcacccgTCAACACCTGCAAATTCTTAGATATGGCTGGATGGGGCACGACCATACCTAGGGACACGACCTGCTCGTGTTAGGCACTGGAAGCCTTGTTTTTGCTCTGTTCTTCATTTATCTTCGGCCGAAGGGACATGCCTGTGTCATGAGACATGACTAGAACGTGTTCCTTGTATCTCATTTGCGCTCCAAGGCTTTTGTGCTCCAATTTCGGGtcttatcaaagaaaaaaaaaaaatacaaagagcagatctctgaatgAAAAATGTAAAAACAATAAAAAGCAGACGCAAGTATGCGAAATATGCTAATGAGATGTCACATAAGAAATGTATACTAAACAATACTAAAAATCACGTAAGACATGTACGTACTAGTTTTCTACCTGTCCATAAGGATAAATTCCAGAAGCGCAACACCAAGACATTGGCAACCGACTCTCATAGTCTTCATCGTCCCTGTAAGGCTATTCCAATGGCAAATCGGTACTCTGCTTGTGAAAACAAACTTGTGGGTTTTTTTTGCCCATGCTTGTTTCATTCCACGACCACCCAATCTAAAATTTTTTACTAAATTCAACGTCACCACATATTCCAATAGAGGATCGAATAACGACGCTCTAAAAATCCTCATTACACTTTAACCACTTCACCAACCCCGGGGGTAAGTTGAGAGTATAATCTTGGTCCCACGTCACGTGTACTTAGGGGTGAGCAATAGATTAAAAATTGAACCgaccaaattgaaataaaattaaataattaattcaatcaattattatttaattaatctaattttttttttatgatattatAGTTGACGTGAAGATAATTGAGTCCGTTCCATTTATTAGTCGATTGGCTCACAATATatcaatatattttgatattaatttagtttaatcaaatttaaaattttaaagtctACGCCGAATCTAGTAAATCAAAATAAtccagatttttttaaaaataactgaatttctaattaattaaactcaatttaCTAATTGGATTATTAATTGAGTCGTTATTTCAATTTAATCGATATTTTATTCTATTCTACACGTACTGATATCAAACTTATACTAACTTTGTCAATTAACTGCATGTTTTAACTGATTCATGGCGGCACTGTTGTCAGCAGTATATATTAACTATGAATCAGTCCAAAAGGAATCCAAAGGTTCTTATCAGAGGGGGTGagtcattaaataattatatacATGCACAGATGCAATCCGAGCAGGATGCTAGCAGCAATGTAAATGTCCCACATGGATTCACCTCAGATGGTAATTGGATGGTGATTTGGACACTTGAGGTCGAGGGGCGAACTGTGGGACTGACAAACATAATTATAATTCACCCCATCCGTCTATCTCATCAGTTATCATGATTTACATTTTTGTGTTGGTTCAAGACGGACTGACGGGAACGCTCGAATTCATCTTTTGCCACTAGCAATGTAAATCGTTTTGCAGTAATTATATCCGGAGAAACTGGAACTTGAATATTTTTCAGAAAGATAAAACAAGAACAAGGCAATCGTACAGAGAGCGTGTAGCACAGAAGCTAAGATTCTGCTCCGGCACATGCCCTAATTAACTCATTTCCATTATCTTCCTCTGTACCTCCTGACCTGAAGCATCATTCATGCATGCTGTCAGATGTAATTTCCCCCCTGTTCATTACCTTTTGTTGCTGCCATTCCTTCCATTATTGAGATCTCTGCATTGAATATCAGGTAAATTtctccaaataataataataataataataataatcataaaaTCTATGAGCGACAACGTCGATATATTGGCCGCAGGCATTTTAATCACCAGCAGCTCGTTTTCAGAAATGGGTTGTACTGCTCGTCCATTTCTTTGCAGCTGTCAAATTCGTAGAGCCTTCCTTCTCTCACTGTTGGTGCCGCTCCTGTCTATTCCCCTGCAAATTCAAGGGGGTAGGCTGATGAAAGATGACGAAAAGGTGATTAATCTGGTGAATGAAATGTTACTCTTCCTGCATGAATTCTTAGTCTTTCTTCTCATCTAATTACTCAGAAAAGCGAGGAGATGGTGTTGTTGGGAGGAGCATTGATGGGATCGAGGCCACCGAGCTGTGAGATGAGAAGCAACAGATGCAGAAGCCATTGTGAGGCAGTTCAGGTGCCTGCGACTACAGTAGATGATCAGTCGAGCGTGGATAAGAGATCCAATTACAAGCCCATGAAGTGGAAATGCAAGTGCGGGAACAGGATGTTTAATCCATGAAAATGAGGATCTTaattgtgtgtgtgtttttttccTTCCAATTTGGATTTCACATAAAATGAATCCTGGCCGGAAGCCTTTTCTATTGTTTATAAATTTTGAGAGGATGAGAAAACTCCTCTCATCCTCCTCTAACCATAAATTGATTCTATGATTTATCTCTTTTCGTATAATTTACGGATGGATACTAAGTGACTCGAGAGGATACTGAGTGACTCGAGTACACGAAATCATGGATCAATGATCAGAATGCTAAGCGATAGGTTGACATGTCACATACTTTAATTTATTTACTCTAGAATTTATAGAGTTTAGCTATTACAATCCATTTACTACCAGTGGCAAAAACAAATTATAGTGAGATAAATTACAGAAGCTCAGTCAGCCTTAACCCAAAATAGTAATTGTATCTGTCGAAAATTAAACCATACCTCAATGATGAATTGATGATAAATTTTGCCAAAGTACTAACTTAACTACATCCATGGAGTACAATCTATtttaatggctagtagccatccgtgatttacttcctccgtgttgacctagggacggattgacggggggcGCTGggacgagcgaatcgccttttaccACATGGAGTACAATCCATTTACTAGGAATACAGGGAAAGCGGACAAATTTTTAACCGCATCACATGCTAATGGATCCAATTCCGCAACTTCCACCAGCTCCAGCGTAATAATCATTTCAAGGATCATCTGAGCAATCTGATCCCCGGCTTCACCTTAAAGTCCACCTCAAATCCCACTACTCAATCTAAGAATGAATAATTTATTGGATATATAtggtggtaaaagatgaatacgctcaTTTCTAGCATCCCCGCCAACCCATCTCAGggctaacacggaggagataaatcacgttatcacggacggctactagtaTTTGGAATAGTAATTagtacataagggagacatttacctcggctttaccAAGATTTGAACCACAGACCTCATGGTGAATAATttattggatatatgtgaatagaGAGGAGGTGGAAGAGGGaaaaagctccattgtgaatgagattttagttcCACATTAGAAATTTTAAGGTATTTTAGTTGGTTTATATCGATTTACATgttttgatgatgtgaacaaatgcaaggggagaggctctctctcatgtGTGGGTACATAGGGGGTGTAAATCCAAGGAccggattgcattgaaccaagttgactcgtgtgcgagtacGACCTGCACGCACTGAATGCTGGATCGGTTGgggtaaaatttgcccaagtggaataaCTAATATTTTGCCACGTAAAAAAAGATTAATGCAGCCGAGTGAAACGCTTGAAAAGTTGACgctctccacctacgttccccTTCTCCTTTGTCGTGCATCTCTTGCTCGGCAGAGTGCTTGTGATAGCAGTTGGGTACCTCTCAGTTCGCTGTGATCATTAGTACTTAGTGGGAATCACGATTTAccgttgtatcctaggaaacagacgACCTGAGAAAGCCTCGAAGCATggccggaggtggggcgaatcttcTTCAAGTAAACTGCATATCGCAGGCCTCGGTTCACACATTAGGTCGCTCGCATCGCTTGCCCGACCTCATAGCCTGTTCGGCCACTCTCATCGCTCGCTTGATTTCAGCGCCCGCCCGCCCTCATAGCCCGTTCGGCCGCTCACTCGATTGTAACGCTCGACCGACCTCTCGCTCGGCCTGTCTGCTCGCCCGACCGATCTTTCGCTCGGCTTGTTTACTCGCCTGACTGACCACTAGCTTGGCTTGTCTACTTGCCCGATCGGCCACTCACTCAGTCACTCGGCCTTTTTGCTCGCCCGACCGGCCACTCGCTCAGCACGCTCGCTCGATCAAGCATCTTCACTGTCCGGTCAGCTGCTTTGTCCGGTTAAACTTGTACTACCTTACTACCCAGTCAGCCTCTCTGCTGTGCAACTCGGACATGGGGTTGATCGCTCACCTGCTTGGTCTAACTGCTCGCTGCCCAGTCGGCCAATCTACTGCTTGTCCGCCCGGCCCTTCAGTCCGCTTGGACTTTGCTGCTCGGACTTAGAGCTCGGTCTGCACTCAACAATTAACAAAAACCAGCCTCTGTtgacagcctgagattatctgctcatgTCATCTctacagataagttaaatttaattttatgtaatttaaaTTCGACAAAGTCCCAAATATCTTCACCAGATTGTTGTTTTCTTATCCAACAATTTTGAAACAGATTCGATTATGTTGAGATGACCACAGAATAAAATGTTGAGGTACAACAAACTCAACACATGAAGGTCTCCTCCACCTCGATTAGAACTGTAGTGGACTGAAATTCAAGAGGTGGTagtagaagatgctcttctacttgaccacgttcaatttggctcggttcttgaccaagGACTCTCTCAAGCGTGCTGAGAATGCTGATGAGCAGACTATCAGTGCAGTGGAGGCATAGACTCATTCTAAGTTTCTTTGCTGAAATTACATgctcaactgccttgccgactcgttgtacgctgtgtatagcatgaagagaacgactaaggagctgtgggagtcactggacaagaagtacaagattgaagatgcaggggccaagaagttcatcgtgggtcgattcctggactacaagatggttgactccaagacagtgATTAGCCATGTCCAGGAGCTTTAGGTGATCTTACACGAGattcactcagaagggatggttctgagtaaaACTTTCCAGGTGGCTACTATCATTGAAAAGCTGCCTCtaactggaaggacttcaagaactacttgaAGCATAAGCAGAAGCAGATGAATGTaaaggaactcattgttagactttgcatcgagaagacaacaagagttcagagagaaagttgttctctcaggctactatgaaagccaacgtggtcgagcatggtcaaaactcaaaatggaagaaccccaagtcttccaagatgggacccagaggaggtatcaacaagaagaagttctttgggaagtgcttcaactatgattgagtgggtcacaaatctacggagtgcagaaagaagaagaagaagtaggagCCCAACCTGAACGAgagaccagaaatggacgacctctgtgCTATGGTCTCCGAGTTGAACTTAGTGGGTTCAAACTCgtggcaatggtggatcgatactggagccaccagacatgtgtgctacaACAAGGAGTTGCTCTACAACTTCAAAGAAGTCATTGGAGATaagctgttcatggggaacttagCAACCTTGGACATCATGGGCCAAcgaaaagtggtgctgaagatgacctcgagcaagaaccttactctgaacaatatGTTGTATATTCTAGAGATTCGAAAGAATCCAGTGTCTAGATCATTATTAAGTAAGCATGACTTTCatattatttttgagtcagacagagttgtaCTGTCTAAGAATAGAATATTTGTTGGAAGAGCTATATATCTGAtgggctgtttaagctcaatgtaatgaccattaggcctaagataaataaaaatgaaagctcttctacTTATATGcatgagtcttcatgtttgtggcatggtagactagaactgttaggttttttgggccgcgaaaatcggtttttcgcgtcgcgaaaaccccgaaactccctagccaacggatccgtgcaaagaaaaaacttttgaaaaactataagtacgagtttacctagatctacacttagatctacaaaggaaaaaggttatacctttgaagcgaagcccttcgcaatcccgcaagtccaaggtacgtcgGATCACAAgtttgtcaacgtagacaatcctctagaagtatccacacgaacaagatgtgttctctaacacacaaggatggagaagagaacaccacaagtgtgctagcacttcttggtgCTCTCGGATGAGATTGGgaaaagaagatagaaaagagaaaaagaatgaatctcaagaacactcttcttcttcttctttgtgacaatcactctacctttCTTCTTTAAACTCAAAACCACTCGccttgtttcttccttgaaactgacggccaagagaagaggagagggagaagagaatggctagaggaaaaGAGATCACATGAATGCAATTGAATGAataatcaaattttcattcacaTCACaatttgagtggccggccactacaagAGGTGTAatccccttcacattaatcacaattaatgtggaggccactaaagagaatagttgtaacctccatgaggtgacacatgtgatgatgtggcacatcatcattagttctcctaatgccaagtcacaaatgatgtggcataaagtcaagtcaaacttgactcttcctcttcctctcaagtcaagtcaaacttgacttaatctctttcatggttgatctaatccaaccatttaattcaagccaatttaatataatgaatctaattcatttaattaaattgatttaatgagtcataatctaaattagactcattgaacacatgaatcaatttgagtccaactcaattagctcaattaagattactcttaatccaatttgattcatcacatgaatctaatcctcttggttcatcatatgaacctaatctccatccaattgttctttgtgtgtgacccaataggttcttgtaacgttggcaatgttcctaaactcattcagaagcataagtaatgagcggtatctagcaatacatcattactacccaagttacaagaacgttgagatccaacatcaccttgtgactactaattgtaactcctcacaatatatgacaagtgtccttctatcctagacatctagattgatcaatgtgaggcatagaccatgtcatcctctgaccaatctaaatcttgaactccaagtagactcactcaatcaaatgagctcaatatctcatattgactcatttgggcatggccatgcactttgtggtctcactatatcaagaatatcgatgtcactccgtcatataggagggatagatcccatttacatcactcacatccctccgcataatttgttacatacccagtaatcgcctttatagtccacccagttacgggtgacgtttgatgaaattaaagtacataactccttatgtagggatccatggtgacttcaggtctaaggactagtagtcatactaatagccacatgagaaagtatatgacactcatataacgatccatgatactttctcatggcgggtcattcagtatacattatccaatgcatacccatgtgtcaacttgatatctttatatccatgacttgtgagatcaagtcatcgagttgacctacatgctagtcttattgcattaacattgtccctaaatgttaatactcgactaggaatgattaagagtagtgttccctatatcatctcactatcgattcaaccaatcgattgatataggtaagaaccttctactcaaggacgttattatacttagtttatttggcaccaatacaagtaagtataataaccaaaaaccaaatgcctttatttatatagaatatgatacaacaagtccaaaatataatcatcaaatgattagctctagggctctagataacaatctcccactagcactagtgccaatcagtgtaggttctaagccccaatgacctagtgtgaccatcatgcttcctctatgccaaagccttggtcaagggatctgcgatgttagcctctgtaggtaatCTGCAAATCTTCAAATCTCCTCtcttgatgatctctcgaatgagatggaagcgccgtagtatgtgtttggtccgctggtgtgagcgaggttccttcgcctgtgctatagctccattgttgtcacaatagagctcaatagggtcagcaatgctaggaaccaccccaagttcagtgatgaacttgcgaatccaaactgcctcctttgctgcctctgatacaacaatatacttggcctctatcatagaatcaactactgtgtcctacttcgaactcttccagctcacaacaccactatttatgcaaaacacgaaccctgactacgatcaataatcatcctggtcagtctggaagctagcatcactgtaaccctttacagctagctcatcatcgcctctatatatcaagaaatattctttaatccttcttaagtacttaagaatattcttgaccgctatccagtgactttcacctggatctgactggtatctgctcatcatgctcaaagcatacgagacatcaggtcgagtacatagcatggcatacatgatagatcctatggctgaagcataagggatctgatccatgcgatctctctcctctctagaagagggaccttgagtcttcgaaagactcacaccatgtgacatcggcagaaaccccttcttggagttctgcatggcaaaccgaaggagtaccttgtcaatatatgtactctgacttaggccaagcaatctcttagatctatctctatagatctgtatccctagaatgcgggatgcctcacctaagtccttcattgagaagcaactccctagccaggtcttgacagactgaagcatagggatgtccttcccaatgagtagtatgtcatccacatacaatatgaggaagacaactatgtcccctacaaccttcttgtagacacaaggttcattttcgttcttgatgaaaccaaactatttgattgcatcatcgaatcgaagattccagctccgagaagcttgctttagtccataaatggacctatgcagcttatatactctgctagtatactttggatctacaaaaccctcaggttgtgtcatgtacacatcctcgagtaggtttccattcagaaacacggttttgacatccatctgccagatctcgtaatcgtggtaagctgcaatagcaagtatgatccgaatggacttaaacatcgctactggagaaaaggtttcatcatagtcaataccatgaatctgcttgaaacctttagctaccaagcgacccttatagataattccatccatgtcagtctttctcttaaagacccacttacacccaatgggttttaccccttcaggtggatcaaccaaagtccatacttgattggtgtacatggattccttctcggatctcatggcctctagccatttctcagaatctggtctcatcacagcttcctgataggtggtaggctcatcatctatgagcacaacgtcatcatggtcagacaagagaaatgagtatctctcaggctaacgacgtaccctatcaaacctgcgaagaggtatgtctacttgaactggttgttgtttctcaactctttgtggaacaacatcatccacaatactttgtggttttagttcaacttccatcgaggcttcagtgctaggatccgcatcttgaacttcttcaagatcgaatgtactcccactaatctttctagaaacaaagtccctttctagaaagactccagtctttgccacaactatcttgtgatgactgggaatgtagaagtattatcccttagtttccttgggatatcctataaagtagcacttgtcgaatttgggtcttaatttatctgagacttgacgtctaacgtaggcctcacatccccaaatcctcatgaaagacatttGAGCATTtctcccagttcatatcctatatggtgtctttatcacggccttggatggaactcggttgagtataaaagctgccgtgtctagagcatagccccaaaggaatgtcggaagatctgtgtgactcatcatagaccgtaccatatctaataaggtacaattcctcctttcagatataccattccactgtggtgttc
This genomic stretch from Zingiber officinale cultivar Zhangliang chromosome 7A, Zo_v1.1, whole genome shotgun sequence harbors:
- the LOC122000018 gene encoding EPIDERMAL PATTERNING FACTOR-like protein 2; translated protein: MGCTARPFLCSCQIRRAFLLSLLVPLLSIPLQIQGGRLMKDDEKKSEEMVLLGGALMGSRPPSCEMRSNRCRSHCEAVQVPATTVDDQSSVDKRSNYKPMKWKCKCGNRMFNP